The Fimbriimonas ginsengisoli Gsoil 348 genome window below encodes:
- a CDS encoding M48 family metallopeptidase gives MIAGAIALISVFSYYRMSQPNPITGRAQHIDTTHQQEVAMGLQAAPEMAAQFGGEDTDPKARALVEQIGNEIVANSEAKNTDWNWQFHALADRDTVNAFALPGGQVFVTHGLLKNLGSRGQLAGVLGHEIGHVLARHSAEQMAKTRLVQGLGAAGTVATTDPNNPNTYRNGMAAQAIAQLITLRFSRNDELEADKLGVRLMSEAGYDPRAMVRVMEVLQRVGGSHGPEFFQTHPNPQNRSGKIEAEIKREFPNGVPTGLKQ, from the coding sequence GTGATCGCGGGAGCGATCGCACTGATCAGCGTCTTTTCCTACTATCGGATGAGCCAGCCGAACCCGATCACGGGGCGGGCTCAGCATATCGACACGACCCATCAGCAGGAAGTGGCGATGGGGCTGCAGGCGGCGCCGGAGATGGCCGCACAGTTCGGAGGAGAAGATACCGATCCGAAGGCTCGGGCGCTCGTCGAACAGATCGGCAACGAGATCGTCGCGAATTCAGAGGCGAAGAACACCGATTGGAACTGGCAGTTCCATGCCCTGGCCGATCGCGATACGGTCAACGCGTTCGCTTTACCGGGCGGACAGGTATTCGTTACCCACGGCCTCCTCAAGAACCTTGGCTCTCGCGGCCAACTGGCTGGCGTGCTCGGACATGAGATCGGGCATGTGCTGGCGAGGCATTCGGCGGAACAGATGGCGAAGACCCGCCTCGTCCAGGGTCTCGGAGCCGCCGGAACGGTGGCGACCACCGATCCCAACAACCCCAACACCTACCGAAACGGCATGGCCGCCCAAGCAATCGCCCAATTGATTACCCTTCGATTCAGCCGAAACGACGAATTGGAAGCCGACAAACTCGGAGTGCGCCTGATGTCGGAAGCCGGCTACGATCCTCGAGCGATGGTCCGCGTAATGGAGGTTCTCCAACGAGTCGGCGGCAGCCACGGCCCCGAGTTCTTCCAAACCCACCCCAATCCCCAGAACCGCTCGGGAAAGATCGAAGCCGAAATCAAGCGAGAGTTCCCCAACGGCGTGCCGACGGGGTTGAAGCAGTAG